A window of Aurantibacillus circumpalustris genomic DNA:
CCATCGAATAATCGGCAAATAAACCCGCTTGTAATAAATCTTTGTAGGTACGCGGAAAACTTAACATCGAAAAATGTTGTCTACTTTTTACGATAAGGCGATGTGTAATATTTCCAAGTCTACTCGTTTCAATTTTTAATTGTTTTAAATTATTATTCGAACCAAAAGACGGGTGAATGCCGACCATCGAGTAATCTGCTAAATGTTTTATGAGTGATTGAAATCTGAGATCGGAAGACGAATGGTTTTTATCATTAGGCCCATAATCACCTAAAAGAAAAAAGTAAATAGCTTTTGTCTCAGTTTGCTTGTGAGCATCGATCAGAAAACCGTAACAATCAAAAGGATCCTTTTGTTTACCCAGGAGAATGCGAACTCGTTGCCGCATTTTTTTGAAACTCCTGTCTGAAATTAAACCAGCCAGACTTCTAACAAAACCTTTGTGTTTGTATTTGTAAACATTATCAATATCAACCGTTGAGATATAATTGTATTCTCGTTCAGTAAATTCAAGAGATGGAAATTGCCCAGATAACGCTTTTCTAAATTCTAATAACCACAGATTTACCAAAGGATAATGCAGGAATTCGTACTGATAGGCCAAGCTAGACTTAAAGTTAAAACGACTGTAACGATCGCTTTTGTGGGGGAGATATTCTTCATAACGCGTTAATAACCAAAAAGCAGCACCAAATAAATCAAAGGGAATAGATCCAGACGTATTTTTAAAAAAGACCTTTTCGAAAGGAGAATTAGTACTTACCTGCAAATGATAATCCCGAATGCCATGATCGAAAAGAATACTGTGCGGTTTTATGGTAAATGTGTTTTCAATGGATACGTTTGAGTAATTAAGCTTATGTTCAGAAAACGAACTAAACTCTTCAAGATTATTGGTTATGGTAAAATCAATTCCTAAACCCTCAGTCAGTAATGTCTTTAAAATATACGTCAGGCGATTACTGCCTTTTTCTGAATATACAAGTAGAGTATTGATGACACGAAGTTAGAAAAGTGCGAGCAATTTGAAAAGCTAAGTAAGGAAAGTTATGGGAAGGTGTGTGTTAATTTACCAAATAGACTTTAGGTAAGGTAAGAATACCAGAATACCAACAATCATTGCAAAAACACAAGCAATAAGAACCGCTCCAGCCGCAACATCTTTAATGTATTTTATTTTGGGATCTTGTTCAGGTTTAATTATGTCGCAGAGCTTTTCAATTACTGAATTAATCATTTCTAAAGAGATAACTAAAGCAATTGCTAATAAAAGAAAGAGCCAGTCTGTTTTAGAAATGTGTAGTAAAAAACCCATGTTGACTACAATGAGACTGATTATCAAATGAAGCTTAAGATGCGTTTCTTTTTTAAAGGCTTGAAACACACCAGATAAGGCTACACGAACTGCACGCATTCTTTCATTAAAATAACTCATAATTCAAAAGTAAAGATTATTGAGTTCCTAAGATCACTATGTTAATATTAACTCAGAATAAACAACATTCAAAGGTAAATGAATTTTACTTTTAATAAATACAAAACAAACTCATGAGCGACATTGCGCATTTTTTTACTCCTGTTGACCCAGAAAGTATTCTTGATTTTAAAGCATTAAAAGAATTACAATTCGGAAATCTATTTTCGATTTATACCGATACAGATAATTTTCCGGAACTTGATAATATTGATATTGCAATTATTGGTGTATCGGAAGATAGAAATTCTGAAAATAATGCCGGTTGCAGCGTTGCGCCAGATGCCGTTCGTGCTTATTTGTACAAATTATATGGTGGGAGT
This region includes:
- a CDS encoding polysaccharide deacetylase family protein produces the protein MQVSTNSPFEKVFFKNTSGSIPFDLFGAAFWLLTRYEEYLPHKSDRYSRFNFKSSLAYQYEFLHYPLVNLWLLEFRKALSGQFPSLEFTEREYNYISTVDIDNVYKYKHKGFVRSLAGLISDRSFKKMRQRVRILLGKQKDPFDCYGFLIDAHKQTETKAIYFFLLGDYGPNDKNHSSSDLRFQSLIKHLADYSMVGIHPSFGSNNNLKQLKIETSRLGNITHRLIVKSRQHFSMLSFPRTYKDLLQAGLFADYSMGYTNHNGFRSSYCYPYKWYSLDIESVSSLTIHSFAITENDLIARKKDDETLIDLATPIIDEVKKYNGELISIFHNEVFTPRIKKFYLEFLNLVKKN
- a CDS encoding diacylglycerol kinase family protein; translated protein: MSYFNERMRAVRVALSGVFQAFKKETHLKLHLIISLIVVNMGFLLHISKTDWLFLLLAIALVISLEMINSVIEKLCDIIKPEQDPKIKYIKDVAAGAVLIACVFAMIVGILVFLPYLKSIW